One window of Dyadobacter sandarakinus genomic DNA carries:
- a CDS encoding FAD-dependent oxidoreductase, translating to MLFSCAIGFAANAQNANQFQADVIIYGGTSAAVTAAVQTVKQGKTVIVVSPDKHLGGLTSGGLGFTDTGNKSVIGGLAREFYHRVYMYYDKPETWKWQKKEEYGNKGQGTPAMDGAERTMWIFEPRIAEQVFEDFVKENNLKIYRDEWLDRKSGVKKKDGRIVSIKTLKGKTFTGKMFIDATYEGDLMAAAGVKYHVGREANSVYHEEWNGIQAGVFQHGHYFKKSISPYKVEGDPKSGLLPYVNAEKIGKNGTGDNKIQAYCFRMCLSQNPENRIPFAKPAGYDPAKYELLARVYKAGWTETFDKYDPIPNKKTDTNNHGPFSTDFIGQNYDYPDATYERRRQIIREHELYQKGLMYYLQNDEHVPQDVRTEMQKWGLPKDEFKDNGGWPHQIYVREARRMLGKEVMTENETLGKKAVSESVGMGSYSLDAHNAQRYVKEDGFVQNEGDIGVHPKTPYAISYASLVPKKEECQNLLVPVCLSASHIAYGSIRMEPVFMILGQSAASAAVQAIDAKIAVQDVDYGQLRTQLLKDKQKLEFAAQ from the coding sequence ATGCTGTTTTCGTGCGCAATCGGTTTTGCCGCGAATGCACAAAACGCAAATCAATTTCAGGCAGACGTGATCATTTACGGAGGTACCTCCGCTGCTGTCACAGCAGCTGTGCAGACAGTTAAGCAGGGTAAGACGGTCATTGTTGTTTCACCCGACAAGCATTTGGGCGGGCTGACCTCCGGCGGGCTGGGTTTTACAGATACGGGCAACAAATCCGTCATTGGCGGTCTTGCGCGCGAGTTTTACCATCGCGTTTACATGTATTACGACAAGCCCGAAACCTGGAAATGGCAAAAGAAGGAAGAGTATGGCAACAAAGGTCAGGGCACGCCTGCCATGGACGGAGCCGAGCGTACCATGTGGATTTTCGAACCGCGCATTGCCGAACAGGTTTTTGAAGATTTTGTCAAAGAAAATAACCTGAAAATTTACCGCGATGAATGGCTTGACCGTAAGAGCGGGGTTAAGAAAAAGGATGGCCGCATTGTTTCTATCAAAACATTAAAGGGAAAAACTTTCACGGGAAAAATGTTCATTGATGCCACTTATGAGGGCGATCTCATGGCAGCAGCAGGCGTAAAATACCACGTAGGGCGGGAAGCTAACAGTGTTTATCATGAAGAATGGAATGGTATTCAGGCCGGTGTTTTTCAGCATGGGCATTATTTCAAGAAAAGTATCAGTCCGTATAAAGTCGAAGGTGACCCGAAAAGTGGCTTGCTGCCTTATGTCAATGCTGAAAAAATTGGAAAAAACGGCACAGGCGACAACAAAATACAGGCTTACTGCTTCCGGATGTGCCTTTCCCAAAATCCTGAGAACCGCATTCCGTTTGCCAAACCCGCGGGCTATGATCCTGCTAAGTACGAACTGCTGGCGCGTGTTTACAAGGCGGGCTGGACGGAGACTTTTGACAAATATGACCCAATCCCGAACAAAAAGACGGATACCAATAACCACGGCCCTTTCAGCACCGATTTTATAGGGCAAAATTACGACTACCCTGATGCTACCTATGAGCGGCGCAGGCAGATCATCAGGGAGCACGAGCTTTACCAAAAAGGCCTCATGTATTACCTGCAAAATGATGAGCACGTACCGCAGGATGTACGCACGGAAATGCAGAAATGGGGCTTGCCAAAGGATGAATTCAAAGATAACGGTGGCTGGCCTCACCAGATTTACGTGCGGGAAGCCCGACGAATGCTGGGCAAGGAAGTAATGACAGAAAACGAGACCCTGGGCAAAAAAGCAGTCAGTGAGTCAGTAGGTATGGGTTCCTATTCACTGGACGCACATAATGCGCAGCGTTATGTCAAAGAAGATGGTTTTGTGCAAAATGAGGGCGATATTGGCGTACATCCCAAAACACCTTATGCAATTTCCTATGCGTCCCTGGTGCCGAAAAAAGAGGAATGTCAGAATCTGCTCGTGCCCGTCTGCCTTTCGGCTTCGCATATTGCGTACGGTTCAATCCGGATGGAGCCGGTATTTATGATCCTGGGTCAAAGTGCCGCATCCGCCGCTGTGCAGGCGATTGATGCGAAAATCGCGGTGCAGGATGTGGATTATGGACAACTACGGACACAGCTTTTGAAAGACAAGCAGAAATTGGAATTTGCCGCGCAGTAA
- a CDS encoding RNA polymerase sigma factor — MKQDFSSANPPDVLSDWKLFLGGDMPAFGKLMSRHFQILFHYGNKFSCDQEFIKDCIQDIFLTLWERRAYLAEDVVVKPYLMASLRRHMHRTSKTRLHQDSTAYEEDVEFDISFSVEEDFIENESALMMAQRAKYFIDQLPARQKEVIYLRFFQEVDRNQIARIMNISPQTVSNLLQIALKQLRKSWHLVSALIAFCFYA, encoded by the coding sequence ATGAAGCAGGACTTCTCCTCCGCTAATCCGCCCGATGTCTTATCTGATTGGAAGCTGTTTCTGGGAGGTGATATGCCTGCTTTTGGCAAACTCATGTCCCGGCACTTCCAGATTCTTTTTCATTATGGCAACAAGTTCTCCTGCGACCAGGAATTTATAAAGGACTGCATTCAGGATATTTTCCTGACACTTTGGGAGCGGCGTGCTTACCTGGCCGAAGATGTGGTTGTAAAACCTTACCTGATGGCCTCGCTGCGGCGTCATATGCACCGGACAAGCAAAACCCGTCTCCATCAGGACAGCACTGCTTACGAAGAAGACGTGGAATTTGACATCTCGTTTTCGGTGGAAGAAGACTTCATTGAGAATGAATCTGCGCTGATGATGGCACAGCGGGCGAAGTACTTTATAGACCAGTTGCCGGCACGCCAGAAGGAGGTGATTTACCTGCGTTTTTTTCAGGAAGTCGACCGCAACCAGATTGCCCGGATCATGAACATCTCCCCTCAGACAGTTTCCAATCTGCTTCAGATCGCCTTAAAGCAGCTCCGAAAAAGCTGGCATCTTGTGTCAGCGTTAATTGCATTTTGCTTTTACGCATAA
- a CDS encoding FAD-dependent oxidoreductase, producing MKKIVGLSICILASILSGFRPESKPAAIQQADVCIYGGTASGVIAAYTAKKMGKTVILIEPGEHLGGMTSGGLGQTDIGNKYAITGLSLDFYRRLGKHYGKFEQWIFEPHAAKKQLQQYLDEAGIKVTYNRRIVSARKSKQAITSIILENSEKPGPADQLQINARMFIDCSYEGDLMAKAGVSYVVGREANADFNETYNGVQVMEGHQLPHGIDPYKVPGKPGSGLLWGVSGEKLVPAGSGDKKVQAYNYRICLTSDPANRIDITRPENYDSTRFELLVRLMQKQPDRTSLHDYFIWSGMPNNKTDINNRNGFSSDMIGMNHAYPDADYATRGKIIKEHEVYTKGLLYFMGHDPRVPQDLRESMLKWGYPKDEYVETGHWSPQLYIREARRMVGELVMTQAHCQGREIVKDGVGMAAYQMDSHNIQRLVVDGQARNEGNVEIGPLWPYPVSYRAIIPKEKECTNLLVPVCLSATHIAYGSIRMEPVFMVLGQSAAAAAVMAIDAKLPVQQVDTQKLIAKLAADPLATGQIQQVVVDNESKGNVKVTGNWQSGKRGSYGPSLLLSDSTGKTVQTVRFTPAVPATGTYTVYYYFPKQPGLSSKYPLTFFDGKTSKDVSLKTSDIVVVGQTSGEWVPIGTYTLSKGNAAYVEVSTKGADGQILADAVMLVPQSN from the coding sequence ATGAAAAAAATAGTGGGATTAAGTATTTGTATACTGGCCTCCATATTGTCCGGGTTCCGCCCGGAAAGCAAGCCAGCTGCCATCCAACAAGCTGATGTATGCATTTACGGTGGTACTGCCTCGGGCGTGATTGCAGCGTACACAGCTAAGAAAATGGGAAAAACGGTGATCCTGATCGAGCCGGGCGAGCACCTGGGCGGGATGACCTCCGGTGGTCTCGGGCAGACGGACATTGGAAACAAATATGCGATCACGGGACTGTCGCTTGATTTTTACCGGCGGCTCGGCAAGCATTACGGCAAGTTTGAGCAATGGATCTTTGAGCCGCATGCAGCAAAAAAACAGTTGCAGCAGTACCTGGACGAAGCCGGCATCAAAGTGACTTACAACCGCAGGATTGTTTCGGCCCGAAAGAGCAAACAGGCAATTACTTCCATTATTTTGGAAAACAGTGAAAAACCCGGGCCGGCGGATCAGCTGCAGATCAATGCCAGAATGTTTATCGATTGCTCCTACGAAGGTGACCTGATGGCGAAAGCGGGTGTTTCCTATGTTGTGGGCCGGGAAGCGAATGCGGATTTCAATGAAACATATAATGGTGTGCAGGTAATGGAAGGGCACCAGCTCCCGCACGGCATCGATCCCTACAAAGTGCCCGGCAAGCCCGGGAGCGGATTGTTATGGGGCGTGTCCGGTGAAAAGCTGGTGCCAGCCGGCTCGGGGGATAAGAAAGTGCAGGCCTACAATTACCGCATTTGCCTCACGTCCGATCCTGCAAACCGCATTGATATCACACGTCCGGAAAACTATGATTCGACACGGTTCGAGCTGCTTGTCAGATTAATGCAGAAGCAGCCAGACCGGACCTCGCTCCATGATTATTTCATCTGGAGTGGCATGCCCAATAATAAGACGGATATCAATAACAGAAACGGTTTTTCGTCAGATATGATTGGCATGAACCATGCCTACCCTGATGCGGATTATGCTACGCGCGGGAAGATTATCAAGGAGCACGAAGTTTATACAAAAGGGCTGCTTTACTTTATGGGTCATGATCCGCGTGTGCCGCAGGACCTGCGCGAGTCAATGCTGAAATGGGGCTATCCCAAAGACGAATACGTGGAAACGGGCCACTGGTCGCCTCAGCTCTATATTCGTGAAGCACGCAGGATGGTTGGTGAGCTTGTGATGACACAGGCGCATTGCCAGGGCAGGGAAATTGTAAAAGACGGTGTGGGTATGGCAGCTTATCAGATGGATTCGCATAACATTCAGCGCCTCGTGGTGGATGGTCAGGCGCGGAATGAAGGCAATGTAGAAATTGGCCCGTTATGGCCTTATCCGGTGTCGTACCGTGCTATTATTCCAAAAGAAAAGGAATGCACAAACCTGCTGGTGCCGGTATGTCTTTCGGCTACGCACATTGCTTACGGGTCAATCCGGATGGAGCCGGTGTTTATGGTTTTGGGTCAATCGGCCGCCGCAGCTGCAGTAATGGCGATTGATGCGAAACTGCCTGTGCAACAAGTAGACACGCAAAAGCTGATTGCAAAGTTGGCCGCCGACCCGCTTGCGACGGGCCAAATTCAGCAGGTGGTAGTTGATAATGAAAGTAAGGGAAATGTGAAGGTGACAGGTAACTGGCAGTCGGGCAAGCGCGGTAGTTACGGACCTTCGCTGCTGTTATCGGATAGTACGGGCAAAACGGTGCAAACCGTACGGTTTACGCCAGCAGTACCTGCCACTGGCACTTATACCGTCTATTATTATTTTCCCAAGCAACCCGGCCTGTCCTCGAAATATCCGCTCACCTTTTTTGACGGAAAAACCAGTAAGGATGTAAGCCTGAAAACGTCGGATATTGTAGTTGTCGGGCAGACTTCGGGCGAGTGGGTTCCTATCGGGACCTATACATTGAGCAAAGGCAATGCGGCTTATGTCGAAGTTTCCACAAAAGGTGCAGACGGGCAGATCCTGGCGGATGCTGTCATGCTGGTGCCACAGTCAAACTAA
- a CDS encoding FecR family protein, giving the protein MEHYKNFEVDDFVWDEYFRQWVLHPTRENHAEWDAWLAKNPSRTQVVHQARQLVQSIQITEHSLSEQEIQAIVDSTLQRAEALEPHRRKWNIKYYMGQTAWIRVAASVLLLLVVGWIVNRQIAGHNVTPVSETTGIAGSHKGTAMVERTNHGVSPMLISLPDGSRITLMKGSRITYPEHFNSSVREVTMVGEAFFDIKKAPERPFIVYAGELVTKVLGTSFLITAYPSSREVTVEVKTGLVSVSALGKAFKTLNDRHEANGMILSPNQKVIFEKNEVRLVKTLVADPKIVTSDVAALHFEFEDVPVSEAFDTIAKAYGIEIRYDKNLLADCPLTAKLDTQTLHEKLTIICLAVEATYEIVDGQIIVQSKGCKN; this is encoded by the coding sequence ATGGAGCACTATAAGAACTTTGAAGTTGACGACTTTGTATGGGACGAGTATTTCCGCCAGTGGGTGCTTCATCCCACGCGGGAGAACCATGCGGAATGGGATGCATGGCTTGCAAAAAATCCTTCGAGGACGCAGGTGGTGCACCAGGCCCGTCAGCTCGTACAATCCATTCAAATTACAGAGCACAGCCTTTCCGAACAGGAGATACAGGCAATCGTGGATTCCACACTGCAGCGCGCGGAAGCGCTTGAACCGCACAGGCGCAAATGGAACATCAAATATTACATGGGCCAAACTGCCTGGATCCGGGTTGCTGCATCCGTGCTGCTGTTGCTGGTAGTGGGCTGGATCGTTAACCGCCAGATAGCCGGCCATAACGTCACACCTGTAAGCGAAACGACCGGAATTGCCGGCAGCCACAAAGGTACAGCCATGGTGGAGCGGACCAATCATGGCGTTTCTCCTATGCTTATTTCCCTGCCCGATGGCAGCCGCATTACGTTAATGAAAGGCAGTCGCATTACCTATCCCGAGCATTTTAATTCCTCCGTGCGTGAAGTTACCATGGTTGGCGAAGCTTTCTTTGATATTAAAAAAGCGCCTGAAAGGCCCTTTATCGTGTATGCCGGTGAGCTTGTTACCAAAGTACTGGGCACCAGTTTTCTGATTACAGCCTACCCGTCAAGCCGTGAGGTGACAGTGGAGGTAAAAACAGGTTTGGTGTCTGTTTCTGCACTCGGAAAGGCTTTCAAGACGCTGAACGACCGCCATGAAGCAAACGGGATGATATTGTCTCCCAATCAGAAAGTGATTTTTGAAAAGAATGAGGTAAGGCTGGTCAAAACGCTGGTCGCCGACCCCAAGATCGTAACGTCTGATGTGGCCGCACTTCACTTCGAGTTTGAGGATGTTCCCGTCAGTGAGGCGTTTGATACCATTGCAAAGGCTTATGGGATCGAAATCCGCTATGATAAAAACCTGCTTGCAGATTGTCCGCTCACCGCAAAGCTGGACACGCAGACATTACACGAAAAGCTGACGATTATATGCCTGGCCGTAGAGGCCACTTATGAAATCGTGGACGGGCAGATTATCGTTCAGAGCAAAGGATGCAAAAATTAA
- a CDS encoding TonB-dependent receptor has product MKKTLMYRKVLLWTMRITAIQLMFALLCLGTGYAREGSAQSLLSQKISVSASGAEIRKVLSQIEKQVEVRFVFSSKLIQSMRKVTLNMQNRPLYEVLDHVLTPLTLEYEVSGNIIILKRQGSMPDVPAPSASPKKTVTGKVLDESQKGLPGVSVVLKGTQTGTSTDGEGVFQLDIPDPASDAVLVFSFVGYQSQEVVLGTQSALTVSMALEDKSLQEIVVIGYGQVKKSDLTGSVASIKSAELNAYPVTNLVQSLAGRAAGVYVSQNTGAPGSPISVRVRGTNSIQGSNEPLYVVDGFPYSGNPTLLNNADIESIEVLKDASATAIYGSRGANGVVLITTKRGKAGKITVDYDGYYGVQKIRKKLDLMNATEYANFYNEQAANDGLAPHFTQEQINSFGEGTDWQDQVFQSAPIQNHALSVSGGSEKTRFSASVSNFSQDGIIKGSDYVRNALRVNLSSDISRMFKFELSSILSRIDSDRKNSEGGNRGGTLMSGILSAYPTIAPILEDGSYSKLAEAYPWGSNVIINPLNYLYRYSDKIRSNKILTNAAVTFEPLKGLQIKTLAGVETTNDRTDSYTTTQFVNSKGSATLGREEIVSLLSENTVSYLKDFGKHRISAVAGFTYQDFTNTTFRTSATGFISDNQETYDIGAAATQGVPSSSYLNWKLLSYLGRVNYTFNDKILATISFRADGSSRYSEGQKWGYFPSAALAWRLSEERFIRNIPFISDLKLRVGYGETGNTSINPYFTLNQLASGQVVFGDALAVSYAPGQRLAGPLKWETTAQTDFGIDLGILNNRISLTADYYIKNTRDLLNNVALPSSLGYTFTVQNIGKIQNKGFELGINGAVLEGAFKWNLGGNLSINRNRVVKLYGGSDILGREIGAAVSDNVNILREGFPVGSFYGYVEKGYDDKGLIAYEDFNNNGTRDTGDKKIIGDPNPKFTYGINSSMTFKNFDLAIFVQGSEGNDIFNLSAQGQGYDFGQALNMSRDIYLDHWTPANPDAKYPIIKTSSQAQMSNRFVEDGSYLRVRNIQLSYNLPVSSLNIKWMRQAQIYVSGQNLITFTKYSWYDPEVNSYGSSNSFVQGIDHYVYPTAKTTTVGIRVGF; this is encoded by the coding sequence ATGAAAAAAACATTGATGTACCGAAAGGTGCTCTTGTGGACGATGAGAATAACAGCCATTCAACTCATGTTCGCCCTCTTATGTCTCGGAACCGGTTATGCGCGTGAGGGCAGCGCGCAATCACTTTTATCGCAGAAAATTTCAGTATCCGCCTCGGGTGCTGAAATCCGGAAAGTGCTGAGCCAGATTGAAAAACAGGTCGAAGTGAGATTCGTATTTAGCTCAAAGCTTATTCAGTCGATGCGGAAAGTGACGCTGAACATGCAAAACAGGCCGCTATATGAAGTACTTGACCATGTGCTCACGCCCTTAACCCTCGAATATGAAGTTTCGGGAAACATTATCATCCTGAAACGGCAGGGCAGTATGCCGGATGTTCCAGCTCCTTCTGCCTCCCCGAAGAAAACGGTTACGGGAAAAGTGCTGGACGAATCCCAGAAAGGCCTCCCGGGCGTAAGCGTGGTACTGAAAGGTACACAAACCGGTACTTCAACCGATGGGGAAGGAGTTTTTCAGCTCGACATTCCCGATCCAGCATCTGACGCAGTACTTGTTTTCAGCTTTGTGGGTTACCAATCGCAGGAAGTGGTGCTGGGCACACAGTCAGCACTGACGGTAAGCATGGCATTGGAAGACAAATCATTGCAGGAGATTGTGGTCATTGGTTATGGTCAGGTGAAAAAAAGCGACCTCACCGGGTCTGTGGCATCCATAAAGTCGGCTGAGCTGAATGCATATCCGGTGACGAACCTGGTGCAATCATTGGCCGGACGTGCGGCGGGCGTTTATGTCTCTCAAAATACAGGTGCGCCCGGCAGCCCCATCAGCGTGCGTGTGCGTGGAACCAACTCTATCCAGGGCAGCAATGAGCCGCTTTATGTAGTCGACGGCTTTCCCTATTCAGGTAATCCTACGCTGCTCAACAATGCCGATATTGAATCCATTGAAGTGTTGAAAGATGCATCTGCTACGGCCATTTACGGCTCGCGTGGCGCAAACGGGGTAGTTCTGATCACAACCAAGCGCGGCAAAGCAGGCAAAATTACCGTGGACTACGACGGTTATTATGGAGTGCAGAAAATCAGGAAAAAGCTCGACCTGATGAACGCCACCGAATATGCAAACTTTTATAATGAGCAGGCAGCCAACGATGGACTGGCCCCGCATTTTACGCAGGAACAAATCAACAGTTTTGGCGAGGGAACAGACTGGCAGGACCAGGTTTTCCAGAGCGCGCCCATTCAGAACCATGCATTGAGCGTGAGCGGCGGAAGTGAAAAAACGCGCTTTTCCGCATCTGTAAGTAATTTTAGTCAGGACGGGATTATCAAAGGATCGGATTATGTGCGTAATGCATTGCGGGTTAACCTAAGCTCGGATATCAGCAGGATGTTCAAATTCGAGCTCAGCTCCATCCTGAGCCGCATTGATTCAGACCGAAAGAATTCGGAAGGCGGAAACCGTGGCGGCACGCTCATGTCGGGTATTCTTTCAGCCTATCCGACCATTGCTCCCATCCTGGAAGACGGCAGTTACAGCAAACTGGCGGAAGCTTACCCCTGGGGTTCCAATGTGATCATCAACCCGTTGAATTATTTATACCGGTATTCCGATAAAATACGCTCCAATAAAATCCTGACGAATGCGGCTGTGACTTTCGAACCTTTGAAAGGCTTACAGATCAAAACACTGGCGGGTGTGGAGACGACCAATGACCGGACAGATTCCTACACGACCACGCAGTTTGTTAATTCAAAAGGCTCTGCTACATTGGGACGGGAAGAAATCGTGAGTTTGCTAAGCGAAAATACCGTGAGCTATCTGAAAGATTTTGGAAAGCACAGGATTTCCGCGGTGGCTGGTTTTACATACCAGGATTTTACGAATACTACTTTCAGGACCTCGGCAACAGGTTTTATCAGTGATAATCAGGAAACCTACGACATTGGCGCAGCGGCAACACAGGGGGTGCCAAGTTCTTCTTATCTCAACTGGAAACTGCTTTCGTATCTGGGCCGGGTCAATTATACATTTAATGACAAGATCCTGGCCACGATCAGCTTCCGAGCCGATGGTTCCTCCCGTTACAGTGAAGGGCAGAAATGGGGGTACTTTCCCTCTGCGGCCCTGGCATGGCGTCTCAGCGAGGAGCGGTTTATCCGGAATATTCCCTTCATTTCAGACCTTAAACTGCGGGTAGGTTACGGCGAAACCGGAAATACTTCCATTAATCCGTACTTTACCCTGAACCAGCTGGCATCGGGTCAGGTCGTTTTTGGCGATGCGCTTGCCGTATCGTATGCGCCGGGCCAGCGCCTTGCAGGACCATTGAAATGGGAAACCACAGCTCAGACAGATTTCGGCATTGACCTGGGTATTTTGAACAACCGCATCAGTCTGACAGCCGATTATTACATTAAAAACACGCGTGATCTGCTCAACAACGTCGCCCTCCCTTCATCGCTGGGCTATACTTTCACGGTTCAGAACATTGGCAAAATCCAGAACAAAGGATTTGAGCTGGGCATCAACGGGGCAGTCCTGGAAGGTGCATTCAAATGGAACCTAGGCGGAAACCTTTCCATCAACAGAAACAGGGTTGTCAAGCTTTACGGCGGAAGCGACATTCTGGGCCGGGAAATTGGTGCGGCGGTGAGCGACAATGTAAATATCCTTCGTGAGGGTTTTCCGGTGGGTTCTTTCTATGGGTATGTTGAAAAAGGATATGACGACAAGGGGCTGATCGCTTATGAGGACTTTAACAACAATGGCACACGCGATACAGGCGATAAGAAAATCATTGGCGATCCCAATCCGAAATTCACTTACGGGATCAACTCGTCCATGACCTTTAAAAACTTCGATCTGGCGATTTTCGTGCAGGGTTCGGAGGGTAATGATATTTTCAACCTGAGTGCGCAGGGCCAGGGTTATGACTTCGGCCAGGCCCTCAACATGTCGCGCGACATTTACCTCGATCACTGGACGCCAGCCAACCCTGATGCGAAGTACCCGATTATTAAAACTTCGTCCCAGGCACAAATGTCAAACCGCTTTGTGGAAGACGGCTCTTACCTGCGTGTCCGCAACATTCAGCTAAGTTACAACCTGCCAGTGTCAAGCCTGAACATCAAATGGATGCGTCAGGCGCAGATTTATGTAAGCGGGCAAAACCTGATCACATTCACCAAATATTCGTGGTATGACCCGGAAGTAAATTCCTACGGCAGCTCCAACTCTTTTGTGCAGGGGATCGACCATTATGTTTATCCAACCGCAAAGACGACCACCGTCGGTATCAGGGTCGGGTTCTAA
- a CDS encoding RagB/SusD family nutrient uptake outer membrane protein: protein MNKLIACLMLAAMLSSCSDLLEEKPKSLASENFYNTAAEAKAAVNAIYGPMRSDGGVGINYPAQLEGLADYGNSRGTQTPVSLYQGLDNTNINRVGSIWTSFYQSIRNANLVISNVPKGTAMTDAEKASFVAEAKYLRALTYFAMVRNWAGVPLRTEENMTIADVPRASVADVYALILADALEAEQNLPDNPGEIGRPTKWAAKTLLSEVYLYQEDWASAAARAREVIDSKKYALVEVAVAEDFQKIYGPEVVTTSEEIFYFKFSRQQGFGLVSYAHRKIGPYNYYGPGGVYAQYTDSVTNSVIRNWDFKDLRKPHILYNVDIGLGATSMLFRKYRDPLATAGAGNDYPWYRYADLLLFHAEADARAAKGVTAGALESLNKVHRRAYGLNSNAVSATDFKLTDFPTLASFIDKVVQERGYETMYEGKRWNDLKRLGIAKQRILEVKNIVIAEKHMLWPIPNSELLYNKAISASEQNPGY from the coding sequence ATGAACAAATTAATAGCCTGCCTCATGCTGGCGGCCATGCTTTCGTCCTGCTCGGATCTCCTGGAAGAAAAGCCCAAGTCGCTCGCTTCCGAAAACTTCTACAACACAGCTGCTGAGGCCAAAGCGGCAGTGAATGCCATATATGGTCCCATGCGCTCAGATGGTGGGGTCGGGATCAACTATCCGGCCCAGCTGGAAGGCCTCGCGGATTACGGCAACTCGCGCGGCACGCAGACGCCCGTAAGCCTGTACCAGGGATTGGATAACACCAACATCAACCGCGTGGGATCCATCTGGACAAGCTTTTACCAATCTATCCGGAATGCGAACCTGGTGATCAGTAACGTACCAAAAGGAACCGCCATGACCGATGCGGAAAAAGCATCTTTCGTCGCTGAGGCCAAGTACCTGCGTGCATTGACCTACTTTGCAATGGTGCGCAACTGGGCCGGTGTGCCGCTCCGCACGGAGGAAAACATGACGATCGCGGATGTTCCGCGTGCAAGTGTGGCCGACGTTTATGCCCTCATTCTGGCTGATGCCCTCGAAGCTGAGCAAAACCTGCCAGATAACCCGGGTGAAATTGGCAGGCCGACTAAGTGGGCTGCCAAAACGCTCCTTTCAGAAGTGTACCTGTATCAGGAAGACTGGGCATCGGCCGCAGCAAGGGCCAGGGAAGTCATTGATTCAAAAAAATACGCGCTTGTGGAAGTAGCTGTTGCTGAGGATTTTCAAAAGATTTATGGACCCGAAGTAGTCACGACAAGTGAAGAGATTTTCTATTTCAAATTTTCGCGTCAGCAGGGATTCGGACTGGTGAGTTATGCGCACCGGAAAATTGGTCCCTACAACTACTATGGACCGGGGGGCGTGTATGCACAATACACGGATTCTGTCACCAACTCAGTAATCAGAAACTGGGATTTCAAAGATCTCCGCAAGCCGCACATACTGTATAATGTAGACATTGGTCTGGGAGCAACTTCCATGCTCTTCCGCAAATACCGCGATCCGCTGGCAACTGCCGGTGCCGGGAATGATTATCCCTGGTACCGCTATGCGGATTTGCTCCTGTTCCATGCCGAAGCCGATGCACGTGCCGCCAAAGGTGTTACTGCCGGGGCATTGGAAAGCCTTAACAAGGTGCACCGCCGTGCGTACGGGCTGAACTCAAATGCCGTATCCGCCACGGATTTCAAGCTTACGGACTTTCCTACCCTGGCTTCCTTCATTGACAAAGTAGTGCAGGAACGCGGTTATGAAACCATGTATGAAGGCAAACGCTGGAATGATCTGAAACGACTGGGTATTGCCAAGCAGCGCATTCTGGAAGTGAAAAACATTGTAATCGCTGAAAAACATATGCTGTGGCCGATCCCGAATTCGGAGCTTTTGTATAACAAGGCCATTAGTGCATCGGAGCAGAACCCGGGCTACTAA